In Caldalkalibacillus uzonensis, a genomic segment contains:
- a CDS encoding DUF3870 domain-containing protein encodes MVNSRDKILVAGFAQFPKGTPVYELQKVIGCILIIDKEKDMIIDATFTFLMDTTRDFLRSLVSGKCIREGIDDLIDEIEIRCNIPGQRALIQSVINAYERYCDIKESQA; translated from the coding sequence ATGGTAAATAGCAGAGATAAAATATTGGTTGCAGGTTTTGCCCAGTTTCCGAAAGGAACCCCGGTCTATGAACTGCAAAAAGTTATTGGTTGTATATTGATCATTGATAAGGAAAAAGATATGATCATCGATGCGACATTTACATTCTTAATGGACACCACTCGGGACTTTTTAAGATCCCTGGTCAGTGGGAAATGTATCAGAGAAGGGATTGATGATCTCATTGACGAGATTGAAATACGCTGCAACATTCCTGGACAACGGGCGTTAATTCAATCCGTCATAAATGCTTATGAGCGGTATTGTGATATAAAAGAAAGTCAAGCATAA
- a CDS encoding transposase translates to MKTVDSQGNLIRIITNRFDLDAENIGEIYRSRWAIELFFKWLKQHVRIKSFYGMSETAVENQIYIAMITFCLLVLVQLETNAKQSLLQLSRWLKALLCKPYEKWFQRIQFRSKKLARGTP, encoded by the coding sequence ATCAAGACGGTCGATTCTCAAGGAAATCTGATTCGCATCATAACAAACCGCTTTGATCTGGATGCTGAAAACATCGGTGAAATTTACCGCTCACGCTGGGCCATTGAATTGTTCTTCAAATGGTTAAAACAACATGTACGTATCAAGTCATTTTACGGAATGAGTGAAACAGCTGTAGAAAACCAAATCTACATCGCAATGATTACCTTTTGCCTCCTGGTTCTTGTTCAACTGGAAACGAACGCCAAACAATCCTTGCTACAACTTAGTCGATGGTTAAAAGCCCTACTTTGCAAACCCTATGAAAAGTGGTTTCAACGTATTCAGTTTCGTTCAAAGAAACTAGCCAGGGGTACACCTTAA
- a CDS encoding transposase yields MDKENVYPEKAVITPANEHDRSQLEVLVDEKEAMYVFDHGYVNYETLIVSLIKGSFLLLALRKGSDTQIETFEVPKDSPILSESMVLLGTPQ; encoded by the coding sequence ATGGATAAAGAGAATGTTTATCCAGAAAAGGCTGTGATCACACCGGCAAATGAACATGACCGTAGTCAACTTGAGGTTCTAGTTGATGAAAAGGAAGCCATGTATGTGTTCGACCATGGATATGTGAATTACGAAACATTGATCGTTTCTTTGATAAAGGGATCTTTTTTACTTCTCGCCTTAAGAAAAGGCAGTGACACACAAATCGAAACCTTTGAGGTTCCAAAAGACAGTCCGATTCTGTCCGAGTCCATGGTACTCTTAGGGACGCCACAGTAA